The Sulfitobacter guttiformis genome contains a region encoding:
- a CDS encoding M20/M25/M40 family metallo-hydrolase, giving the protein MSLDAVLARIDDDLPAATERLLELLRIKSISTDPAFKTDCDAAADWLVADLQSFGIEAQKRATPGHPMVVGHVGPENGKPHLLFYGHYDVQPVDPLNLWDRDPFDPAIEQTDAGPVIRGRGAADDKGQLMTFLEAFRAWKEVEGDWPCRITFFFEGEEESGSPSLVPFMEENADELRADFAMICDTGMFESRTPSIVTMLRGLLGEELTITAPTKDLHSGMFGGIAMNPIRVLSRIIASLHDDQGRITIPGFYDGVPELSDELEAQWQGLAFDHSKFLGDVGLSVPAGEQDRTPLEMIWSRPTCEVNGIGGGYQGDGFKTVLPSQASAKISFRLVGDQDPLVIRENFRKMVEEMLPADCSVEWKSHGAGRASGTPTEDPAFAKCLKALGDEWNVPAAYIGCGGSIPIAGHFQTILDTPPVLIGFGKDDDQIHSPNEKYDMESFHKGIRSWARILDAIT; this is encoded by the coding sequence ATGTCCCTCGACGCCGTTCTCGCCCGTATCGACGATGATCTGCCAGCCGCCACCGAGCGCCTGTTGGAGCTGTTGCGGATAAAGTCGATCTCGACCGATCCCGCATTCAAAACAGACTGCGATGCCGCCGCCGACTGGCTGGTTGCGGATTTGCAAAGCTTCGGAATTGAAGCGCAAAAGCGGGCGACTCCCGGCCATCCGATGGTCGTGGGCCATGTAGGTCCTGAGAACGGCAAACCCCACCTTCTGTTTTATGGACACTACGATGTGCAACCTGTTGACCCGCTCAACCTGTGGGACCGTGACCCGTTTGATCCGGCCATCGAGCAGACGGACGCGGGCCCTGTAATCCGCGGTCGCGGTGCCGCCGACGACAAAGGCCAGTTGATGACCTTTCTGGAAGCATTTCGCGCGTGGAAAGAGGTAGAGGGTGACTGGCCCTGCCGCATCACCTTCTTTTTTGAGGGTGAAGAAGAATCAGGGTCCCCGTCGTTGGTGCCCTTCATGGAAGAGAATGCAGATGAACTGCGCGCTGACTTCGCCATGATTTGTGACACCGGCATGTTCGAGAGCCGCACCCCCTCGATCGTGACCATGCTGCGCGGCCTTCTGGGTGAAGAACTCACGATCACCGCCCCCACAAAAGACCTGCACTCGGGCATGTTCGGCGGGATCGCCATGAACCCCATCCGTGTGCTTTCGCGGATTATTGCGTCCCTGCACGACGATCAGGGCCGCATCACAATACCCGGCTTTTATGACGGCGTGCCCGAGCTGAGCGACGAGCTGGAAGCCCAATGGCAGGGGCTGGCCTTTGACCATTCCAAATTCCTCGGGGATGTCGGCCTCTCGGTACCTGCGGGTGAACAGGACCGCACCCCGCTCGAGATGATCTGGTCGCGGCCGACTTGCGAGGTGAACGGCATCGGCGGCGGCTATCAGGGCGACGGGTTCAAAACCGTCCTGCCCTCGCAGGCCAGCGCCAAAATATCCTTTCGCCTTGTCGGCGACCAGGATCCGTTGGTGATACGCGAGAACTTCCGCAAGATGGTCGAAGAAATGCTACCCGCAGATTGCAGCGTTGAGTGGAAAAGCCATGGTGCAGGCCGCGCTTCCGGCACGCCCACCGAAGATCCGGCCTTCGCCAAATGCCTCAAGGCCCTGGGGGACGAATGGAACGTGCCTGCCGCCTATATCGGTTGTGGCGGCTCGATCCCGATCGCAGGACATTTCCAGACCATTCTTGACACCCCACCCGTGCTGATCGGATTTGGCAAGGACGACGACCAGATTCATTCGCCCAATGAAAAGTACGATATGGAGAGTTTTCATAAGGGTATCCGGTCGTGGGCGCGGATACTGGACGCCATTACATAG
- a CDS encoding fasciclin domain-containing protein: protein MLKKTLLAATALSLTATFAFADGHAKNPMVGGAEMLAEKNIIENAVNSPIHTTLVAAVQAAGLVDTLQGEGPFTVFAPTDDAFAALPAGTVDTVLLPENKELLTQILTCHVVAADAMSEAIGGMISDDGGMHVVPTLGGCMLEARMDGDMITLTDENGTVATVTVADVKQSNGVIHVIDAVMLPKS, encoded by the coding sequence ATGTTGAAGAAAACACTTCTTGCCGCCACTGCCTTGTCCCTGACCGCTACGTTCGCGTTTGCGGATGGCCATGCAAAGAACCCTATGGTTGGCGGCGCAGAGATGCTGGCCGAGAAAAACATCATCGAAAACGCGGTCAACTCGCCTATCCATACCACTTTGGTTGCTGCAGTGCAGGCGGCTGGTCTGGTCGATACACTTCAGGGCGAAGGCCCGTTCACAGTATTCGCACCAACGGATGATGCGTTCGCAGCGCTGCCCGCCGGTACGGTCGATACTGTGCTGCTTCCTGAAAACAAGGAGCTGCTGACCCAGATACTGACATGCCATGTTGTTGCGGCGGATGCGATGTCCGAAGCAATCGGTGGCATGATATCTGACGATGGCGGCATGCACGTCGTGCCAACGCTGGGGGGCTGTATGCTCGAGGCGCGGATGGACGGCGATATGATCACGCTGACAGACGAGAACGGCACTGTTGCAACAGTCACAGTCGCTGATGTGAAGCAGTCCAACGGCGTGATCCACGTGATCGACGCTGTGATGTTGCCAAAGTCCTGA